A region of Pseudomonas putida DNA encodes the following proteins:
- the flgM gene encoding flagellar biosynthesis anti-sigma factor FlgM has protein sequence MVIDFSRLNNSPSVTGGVRGSAASGTAEKPGASQEAPKSTVASGEAVHLSQEAQQLQKVSDTLREQPVVNSARVAQLKQAIADGSYQVDAGRVASKLLDFEAQR, from the coding sequence ATGGTCATCGACTTCAGTCGTTTGAATAACTCTCCGTCCGTCACGGGCGGCGTTCGTGGCTCTGCCGCGTCCGGCACCGCCGAAAAGCCCGGCGCGAGCCAGGAAGCGCCAAAAAGCACCGTCGCCAGCGGAGAAGCAGTACACCTCAGCCAAGAGGCACAGCAGTTGCAAAAAGTCAGCGACACGCTGCGCGAGCAGCCCGTCGTCAACAGTGCCCGCGTGGCCCAGTTGAAACAGGCGATCGCCGATGGCAGCTACCAGGTCGATGCCGGCCGGGTCGCCAGCAAACTGCTCGATTTCGAAGCCCAGCGCTGA
- the flgA gene encoding flagellar basal body P-ring formation chaperone FlgA, with amino-acid sequence MYTKTTFFRRLTHLLTGSLATLCLLVPGVRTLADAFTLPEQLIGVTQGFLEFTVEDYLATTQTVGRYEIQVSTLDPRLRMPLCSQPLDASLESPSQPLGRVTVRVRCDSAAPWTVFVPATVRLFRDVVVVTRPLKRDNVVGEGDVALRERDVGTLGQGFLSELDQAVGMKMLRPTVIDQVLTPQHLEQAEVVRKGDQVVIIARSGSLSVRMPGEALSKGGLSEQIRVRNLNSKRVIKARVTGPGQVEVTM; translated from the coding sequence ATGTACACGAAAACGACATTTTTCCGACGATTGACGCACCTGCTGACTGGCTCGCTGGCCACGCTGTGCCTGCTGGTGCCCGGCGTTCGCACGCTGGCGGACGCGTTTACCTTGCCTGAACAGCTTATCGGTGTCACCCAAGGGTTTCTTGAATTCACCGTAGAAGATTATCTGGCCACCACCCAGACCGTCGGCCGTTACGAGATCCAGGTCAGCACGCTCGACCCTCGTTTGCGCATGCCACTGTGCAGCCAGCCGCTGGACGCGTCACTGGAAAGCCCCTCGCAGCCACTAGGCCGGGTCACCGTGCGGGTACGCTGCGACAGTGCCGCGCCATGGACCGTGTTCGTGCCGGCAACGGTGCGGTTGTTCCGCGATGTGGTGGTGGTTACCCGCCCGCTCAAGCGCGACAACGTGGTAGGCGAAGGCGACGTGGCCCTGCGCGAGCGCGATGTCGGCACCCTCGGCCAGGGTTTTCTCAGCGAACTCGACCAGGCGGTGGGCATGAAGATGCTACGGCCCACCGTCATCGACCAGGTGCTCACCCCGCAGCACCTTGAGCAGGCCGAGGTGGTGCGCAAGGGCGACCAGGTGGTAATCATCGCCCGCAGCGGCAGCCTGAGCGTGCGCATGCCGGGCGAAGCGTTGAGCAAGGGTGGCCTGAGCGAACAGATCCGGGTGCGCAACCTGAATTCCAAACGCGTGATCAAGGCCAGAGTGACCGGCCCCGGCCAGGTCGAGGTGACGATGTAG
- a CDS encoding flagella synthesis protein FlgN, with amino-acid sequence MHDITLLQLIEDDIAPMQELLDLLQQEAVALHGRDMAPLEGILARKQSLIVLLEQQGQRRNNLLAGLGLSANRAGIQAVAAQSANGEVLMQQLDVLTQLMDTCRQVNETNGRIIQVQQHVTNNQIRILMGGDSPSLYDSRGSTSLLAKPRALSQV; translated from the coding sequence ATGCACGACATCACTTTGCTGCAACTGATCGAAGATGACATTGCCCCGATGCAGGAGCTGCTTGACCTTCTTCAACAGGAAGCAGTCGCCTTGCATGGGCGCGACATGGCGCCACTGGAGGGCATCCTGGCCCGCAAGCAGTCGCTGATCGTGTTGCTCGAACAGCAAGGCCAGCGGCGCAACAACTTGCTTGCCGGCCTCGGCCTGAGTGCCAACCGCGCCGGAATACAGGCCGTGGCCGCACAGTCAGCGAATGGTGAAGTGCTCATGCAGCAACTCGACGTGCTGACCCAGCTAATGGACACCTGCCGGCAGGTCAACGAGACTAACGGCCGGATCATCCAGGTTCAGCAACACGTCACCAACAACCAGATCAGAATCCTCATGGGTGGCGATTCTCCGTCGCTCTACGACAGCCGGGGCAGCACCTCGCTGCTGGCCAAGCCGCGCGCACTCAGCCAAGTGTGA
- a CDS encoding flagellar brake protein, with protein MFNEADAPQPPKVLSTPLEIAANLRQLQESHDPLIITFHDRSQRFQSYVVHVDRDSKTLALDEMIPRDGEKFIENGESFRVEGFHDGVRIAWECNAPLTISEVNGHRCYRGAMPEEMTYHQRRNAFRAALKLSQLVDITLDGTHLKGNGALRGKLLDISATGCKLRFEGNVEDRLQLGQVYERFKAGNPLGLGDTMVELRHLHFEERINTTFAGVRFHNLSGQAQRKIESFVYQLQREARRFDKDDY; from the coding sequence GTGTTCAATGAAGCCGATGCCCCGCAGCCGCCAAAGGTGCTCAGTACGCCTTTGGAGATCGCGGCCAACCTGCGACAGCTGCAGGAAAGTCATGACCCCCTGATCATCACCTTCCATGATCGCAGCCAGCGCTTTCAGAGCTACGTGGTACATGTCGACCGCGACAGCAAAACCCTGGCACTGGACGAGATGATCCCCCGCGACGGCGAAAAATTCATCGAGAACGGCGAATCGTTTCGCGTCGAAGGCTTCCACGATGGTGTGCGCATCGCCTGGGAATGCAATGCCCCGCTGACCATCAGTGAAGTCAACGGCCACCGCTGCTACCGCGGCGCGATGCCGGAAGAAATGACCTACCACCAGCGCCGCAACGCATTCCGCGCCGCACTCAAGCTGTCACAGCTGGTCGACATCACCCTCGACGGCACTCACCTCAAGGGCAACGGCGCCCTGCGCGGCAAGCTGCTGGACATCTCGGCCACCGGTTGCAAGCTGCGCTTCGAAGGCAATGTCGAGGACCGCCTGCAACTGGGCCAGGTGTACGAGCGCTTCAAGGCTGGCAACCCACTGGGCCTGGGCGATACCATGGTCGAACTGCGCCACCTGCACTTCGAAGAGCGTATCAACACCACCTTCGCTGGCGTACGCTTCCATAACCTCAGCGGCCAGGCGCAGCGCAAGATCGAGAGCTTTGTCTACCAACTGCAGCGTGAGGCGCGGCGGTTCGATAAAGACGACTATTGA